In Apium graveolens cultivar Ventura chromosome 10, ASM990537v1, whole genome shotgun sequence, the following are encoded in one genomic region:
- the LOC141693040 gene encoding uncharacterized protein LOC141693040, whose protein sequence is MKSIDFLCASPASTAICSSTDQRAMARNDHGTRSMDRRSNHYLSDHHRRKPKNDIPAIPCSPQLPKNTKCLSDYRFIFASQSNRDLRRSSAEIINDLSTTPHGSSRHLLSDETLSEVLQQTDSLFDSVPSEPVMSQSLSSKVPVITRSLSSNDSALLLTNQASRPRGLPISSNDSLVSNSINRQLVASQSLQKNECSVLESSSAQSQSRNQVVELMVSIHCKGCEGKVRKHISRIEGVTSVSIDRATKKVTVIGEVTPLGVLSSISKVKNAQLWPSPTSSS, encoded by the exons ATGAAATCAATAGACTTCTTGTGTGCTTCTCCAGCTTCCACAGCCATATGTTCAAGCACGGATCAACGTGCCATGGCCCGCAACGATCATGGCACGAGATCTATGGACCGTCGAAGTAATCACTATTTAAGTGATCACCATAGACGAAAACCAAAGAATGACATTCCTGCAATTCCTTGTTCACCACAGTTGCCAAAAAATACGAAATGCCTTTCTGATTATCGTTTTATTTTTGCTTCGCAAAGCAACAGAGACTTACGAAGAAGCTCAGCAGAAATTATTAATGATCTAAGTACTACTCCTCATGGATCCTCTAGGCATCTCTTAAGTGACGAAACTTTGAGTGAAGTGTTACAGCAGACTGATAGTTTATTTGATTCGGTTCCTAGTGAGCCTGTAATGAGTCAAAGCCTAAGCTCCAAAGTACCTGTAATTACTCGAAGCCTAAGCTCCAATGATTCTGCATTACTTTTAACGAATCAAGCTTCGAGGCCTAGGGGGCTCCCCATCAGCTCTAATGACTCTCTGGTTTCAAATTCTATCAACAGACAGTTAGTTGCTAGTCAATCTCTGCAGAAAAATGAATGTTCTGTCCTCGAATCTTCCTCAGCTCAATCGCAGTCCCGTAACCAG GTGGTGGAACTTATGGTGTCAATTCATTGCAAGGGGTGTGAAGGAAAAGTGAGAAAACACATTTCCAGAATCGAAG GAGTGACCTCAGTCAGTATTGATAGAGCAACAAAGAAAGTGACAGTGATTGGGGAGGTGACACCTTTAGGAGTACTTTCAAGCATTTCAAAGGTGAAGAATGCTCAGCTCTGGCCATCTCCAACTTCTTCTTCATAG
- the LOC141689196 gene encoding putative receptor-like protein kinase At1g11050 isoform X3 — protein MRKKRRLAALREEYVRGVKAKVLPNIGAKWFHIAELEQATKGFSKKNMIGQGGFGVVYKGTLIDGTDVAVKQLLNMDINGDDQEFTNEAEIISKIRHRNLLALRGFCVTSDAIKGNRRYLVYDFMSNGSLDEHLFKYKGDFIGRQPLSWPLRKNIIVDVAKGLAYLHYGLKPAIYHRDIKTTNILLDSEMKARLADFGLARQTNNGESHLTTKVAGTYGYLAPEYALYGQLTEKSDVYSFGIIVLEIMSGRKVLDTFSTSSRLLITDWAWDLVKSGNVDNIFDDLMGENGSREVMKRFIHVGILCAHVMVALRPTISEALKMLEGDIEVPSLPDRPLPLSHESLRYIPDFSMSTFGRSCLDISGRTSSIGTSISRSSN, from the coding sequence ATGAGAAAGAAAAGAAGGCTAGCAGCTTTGCGCGAAGAATATGTAAGGGGAGTGAAGGCTAAGGTGTTGCCCAACATTGGTGCAAAATGGTTTCATATAGCTGAGCTTGAGCAGGCAACTAAaggattttcaaaaaaaaatatgaTCGGGCAGGGAGGTTTTGGAGTGGTCTATAAAGGTACACTTATAGATGGCACGGATGTTGCAGTGAAACAGCTTCTTAATATGGATATAAATGGGGATGATCAAGAGTTCACAAACGAGGCGGAGATTATTAGCAAAATCAGGCACAGAAATCTTCTTGCTCTAAGAGGGTTTTGTGTTACCAGCGACGCTATTAAAGGTAACAGAAGATATCTTGTTTATGATTTCATGTCAAATGGTAGTTTAGATGAGCATTTGTTCAAATATAAAGGGGATTTTATCGGTAGGCAGCCATTGAGTTGGCCTCTGCGCAAGAACATTATTGTTGATGTTGCAAAAGGGTTGGCTTACTTGCACTATGGACTCAAACCAGCTATTTATCACCGCGACATAAAGACAACAAACATACTTTTAGATTCAGAAATGAAAGCTAGACTAGCTGATTTCGGATTAGCCAGGCAAACTAATAATGGAGAATCACATCTTACAACTAAAGTAGCTGGCACATACGGATATTTAGCTCCAGAATATGCTCTGTACGGACAACTAACTGAGAAGAGTGATGTCTATAGCTTTGGCATTATAGTTCTTGAGATCATGAGTGGGCGAAAAGTGCTTGACACATTTTCAACATCCTCAAGACTTTTAATTACAGATTGGGCATGGGATCTTGTAAAGTCAGGAAACGTTGACAACATTTTTGATGATCTAATGGGAGAAAATGGATCAAGAGAAGTAATGAAGAGATTTATACATGTTGGCATACTTTGTGCTCATGTAATGGTGGCATTAAGGCCTACGATTTCCGAAGCATTGAAGATGTTAGAAGGTGACATAGAAGTTCCATCGCTGCCAGATAGACCATTGCCTCTTAGCCACGAGTCATTGAGATATATCCCAGATTTCAGTATGTCAACATTTGGAAGATCATGCCTTGATATATCAGGTCGCACATCAAGTATTGGTACATCAATCTCTAGGTCTAGCAATTAG
- the LOC141689196 gene encoding putative receptor-like protein kinase At1g11050 isoform X1, whose amino-acid sequence MGKFQKKLILILWVLCFTSGVYFVSCAKSSCPINFSYVNTLPWEISNCLDKPVRQGICCQTLRSLLGVGLAKYLNETSMFYFPNSEIATSCMSRFNNKLASVSVKIACTDKSYNQLVVNSSSNCGGITTLKEWKEKVGLTELDSACKGNLSTPSQCNACSEAGQRVAPRLESMRLDSTKCFYYTCLYAAGIVNEYGPENARIADCALGLDVAKSTTKKGKQVFKVVFGLLGAIFGVLATWGCIVSCQKMRKKRRLAALREEYVRGVKAKVLPNIGAKWFHIAELEQATKGFSKKNMIGQGGFGVVYKGTLIDGTDVAVKQLLNMDINGDDQEFTNEAEIISKIRHRNLLALRGFCVTSDAIKGNRRYLVYDFMSNGSLDEHLFKYKGDFIGRQPLSWPLRKNIIVDVAKGLAYLHYGLKPAIYHRDIKTTNILLDSEMKARLADFGLARQTNNGESHLTTKVAGTYGYLAPEYALYGQLTEKSDVYSFGIIVLEIMSGRKVLDTFSTSSRLLITDWAWDLVKSGNVDNIFDDLMGENGSREVMKRFIHVGILCAHVMVALRPTISEALKMLEGDIEVPSLPDRPLPLSHESLRYIPDFSMSTFGRSCLDISGRTSSIGTSISRSSN is encoded by the coding sequence ATGGGAAAGTTCCAAAAGAAGTTGATTTTAATCCTCTGGGTTCTCTGTTTCACTAGTGGTGTCTATTTTGTTTCTTGTGCAAAATCTTCATGCCCTATTAATTTTAGTTATGTTAACACATTACCATGGGAGATATCGAATTGCCTAGACAAACCAGTAAGGCAAGGAATATGTTGTCAAACCCTTAGAAGCCTCCTTGGTGTTGGTCTTGCAAAATACCTCAATGAAACTTCAATGTTCTACTTTCCAAACTCAGAAATCGCAACTTCTTGTATGTCACGTTTTAATAACAAGCTTGCATCCGTGTCAGTTAAAATTGCTTGCACGGATAAATCATATAACCAGCTAGTGGTTAACAGTTCAAGCAATTGTGGTGGAATTACAACACTTAAAGAATGGAAAGAAAAAGTTGGTCTTACCGAACTAGACTCAGCTTGCAAAGGGAATTTATCTACTCCCAGTCAGTGCAACGCCTGCTCTGAGGCTGGGCAAAGGGTGGCTCCTCGTTTGGAATCTATGAGGTTAGACTCCACAAAATGTTTTTACTACACTTGTTTGTATGCTGCAGGAATTGTTAATGAATACGGCCCTGAGAATGCAAGAATAGCTGATTGTGCACTAGGGTTGGATGTGGCCAAGTCAACAACGAAAAAGGGGAAGCAAGTATTCAAGGTTGTGTTTGGACTGTTAGGGGCCATTTTTGGAGTTTTGGCAACATGGGGTTGCATCGTTAGTTGTCAAAAAATGAGAAAGAAAAGAAGGCTAGCAGCTTTGCGCGAAGAATATGTAAGGGGAGTGAAGGCTAAGGTGTTGCCCAACATTGGTGCAAAATGGTTTCATATAGCTGAGCTTGAGCAGGCAACTAAaggattttcaaaaaaaaatatgaTCGGGCAGGGAGGTTTTGGAGTGGTCTATAAAGGTACACTTATAGATGGCACGGATGTTGCAGTGAAACAGCTTCTTAATATGGATATAAATGGGGATGATCAAGAGTTCACAAACGAGGCGGAGATTATTAGCAAAATCAGGCACAGAAATCTTCTTGCTCTAAGAGGGTTTTGTGTTACCAGCGACGCTATTAAAGGTAACAGAAGATATCTTGTTTATGATTTCATGTCAAATGGTAGTTTAGATGAGCATTTGTTCAAATATAAAGGGGATTTTATCGGTAGGCAGCCATTGAGTTGGCCTCTGCGCAAGAACATTATTGTTGATGTTGCAAAAGGGTTGGCTTACTTGCACTATGGACTCAAACCAGCTATTTATCACCGCGACATAAAGACAACAAACATACTTTTAGATTCAGAAATGAAAGCTAGACTAGCTGATTTCGGATTAGCCAGGCAAACTAATAATGGAGAATCACATCTTACAACTAAAGTAGCTGGCACATACGGATATTTAGCTCCAGAATATGCTCTGTACGGACAACTAACTGAGAAGAGTGATGTCTATAGCTTTGGCATTATAGTTCTTGAGATCATGAGTGGGCGAAAAGTGCTTGACACATTTTCAACATCCTCAAGACTTTTAATTACAGATTGGGCATGGGATCTTGTAAAGTCAGGAAACGTTGACAACATTTTTGATGATCTAATGGGAGAAAATGGATCAAGAGAAGTAATGAAGAGATTTATACATGTTGGCATACTTTGTGCTCATGTAATGGTGGCATTAAGGCCTACGATTTCCGAAGCATTGAAGATGTTAGAAGGTGACATAGAAGTTCCATCGCTGCCAGATAGACCATTGCCTCTTAGCCACGAGTCATTGAGATATATCCCAGATTTCAGTATGTCAACATTTGGAAGATCATGCCTTGATATATCAGGTCGCACATCAAGTATTGGTACATCAATCTCTAGGTCTAGCAATTAG
- the LOC141689196 gene encoding putative receptor-like protein kinase At1g11050 isoform X2 gives MRLDSTKCFYYTCLYAAGIVNEYGPENARIADCALGLDVAKSTTKKGKQVFKVVFGLLGAIFGVLATWGCIVSCQKMRKKRRLAALREEYVRGVKAKVLPNIGAKWFHIAELEQATKGFSKKNMIGQGGFGVVYKGTLIDGTDVAVKQLLNMDINGDDQEFTNEAEIISKIRHRNLLALRGFCVTSDAIKGNRRYLVYDFMSNGSLDEHLFKYKGDFIGRQPLSWPLRKNIIVDVAKGLAYLHYGLKPAIYHRDIKTTNILLDSEMKARLADFGLARQTNNGESHLTTKVAGTYGYLAPEYALYGQLTEKSDVYSFGIIVLEIMSGRKVLDTFSTSSRLLITDWAWDLVKSGNVDNIFDDLMGENGSREVMKRFIHVGILCAHVMVALRPTISEALKMLEGDIEVPSLPDRPLPLSHESLRYIPDFSMSTFGRSCLDISGRTSSIGTSISRSSN, from the coding sequence ATGAGGTTAGACTCCACAAAATGTTTTTACTACACTTGTTTGTATGCTGCAGGAATTGTTAATGAATACGGCCCTGAGAATGCAAGAATAGCTGATTGTGCACTAGGGTTGGATGTGGCCAAGTCAACAACGAAAAAGGGGAAGCAAGTATTCAAGGTTGTGTTTGGACTGTTAGGGGCCATTTTTGGAGTTTTGGCAACATGGGGTTGCATCGTTAGTTGTCAAAAAATGAGAAAGAAAAGAAGGCTAGCAGCTTTGCGCGAAGAATATGTAAGGGGAGTGAAGGCTAAGGTGTTGCCCAACATTGGTGCAAAATGGTTTCATATAGCTGAGCTTGAGCAGGCAACTAAaggattttcaaaaaaaaatatgaTCGGGCAGGGAGGTTTTGGAGTGGTCTATAAAGGTACACTTATAGATGGCACGGATGTTGCAGTGAAACAGCTTCTTAATATGGATATAAATGGGGATGATCAAGAGTTCACAAACGAGGCGGAGATTATTAGCAAAATCAGGCACAGAAATCTTCTTGCTCTAAGAGGGTTTTGTGTTACCAGCGACGCTATTAAAGGTAACAGAAGATATCTTGTTTATGATTTCATGTCAAATGGTAGTTTAGATGAGCATTTGTTCAAATATAAAGGGGATTTTATCGGTAGGCAGCCATTGAGTTGGCCTCTGCGCAAGAACATTATTGTTGATGTTGCAAAAGGGTTGGCTTACTTGCACTATGGACTCAAACCAGCTATTTATCACCGCGACATAAAGACAACAAACATACTTTTAGATTCAGAAATGAAAGCTAGACTAGCTGATTTCGGATTAGCCAGGCAAACTAATAATGGAGAATCACATCTTACAACTAAAGTAGCTGGCACATACGGATATTTAGCTCCAGAATATGCTCTGTACGGACAACTAACTGAGAAGAGTGATGTCTATAGCTTTGGCATTATAGTTCTTGAGATCATGAGTGGGCGAAAAGTGCTTGACACATTTTCAACATCCTCAAGACTTTTAATTACAGATTGGGCATGGGATCTTGTAAAGTCAGGAAACGTTGACAACATTTTTGATGATCTAATGGGAGAAAATGGATCAAGAGAAGTAATGAAGAGATTTATACATGTTGGCATACTTTGTGCTCATGTAATGGTGGCATTAAGGCCTACGATTTCCGAAGCATTGAAGATGTTAGAAGGTGACATAGAAGTTCCATCGCTGCCAGATAGACCATTGCCTCTTAGCCACGAGTCATTGAGATATATCCCAGATTTCAGTATGTCAACATTTGGAAGATCATGCCTTGATATATCAGGTCGCACATCAAGTATTGGTACATCAATCTCTAGGTCTAGCAATTAG
- the LOC141689095 gene encoding putative receptor-like protein kinase At1g11050, with protein MIQLASKQKMSKFQNKLISILWFLCFTIFFFISYAYTSCPIDFGYIKTLPWKTSDCLAQPLNKNTCCDTIKHLLGLGLAKYLNQTAMFYFPNTDVASACMSVFGNELSSMSINISMCSEGSYDQLVVNRSSNCGGITTLKEWNEKLNDSTLLESNCKGNFSTPSRCIACALAGQRVAPLLMSMRPNSTKCFEYTCLYAAGIVNEYGPEDPQIASCALGIPMAEKTTNKRKKIFKVAFGLLGSIFGVLATWGGFIIYQKMKEERRLAILREEYVRGVKAKVLPNTGAKWFHVAELEQATKGFSKKNLIGQGGFGVVYKGTLLDGSIVAVKQLLDMDVNGDDEEFTNEAEIISKIRHRNLLALRGFCVESDAIKGNRRYLVYDFMSNGSLDEHLFNYEEGNSTGKQPLDWPLRKNIIIDVARGLAYLHYGIKPAIYHRDIKTTNILLDSEMKARLADFGLAKQTTEGESHLTTKVAGTYGYLAPEYALYGQLTEKSDVYSFGVIILEIMSGRKVLDTSSTSSRLLITDWAFDLVKSGKVDNIFDNRMGENASKGVMERFIHVGILCAHVMVALRPTISEALKMLEGDIEVPVLPDRPLPLSHESLRYIPEFSISTLGISAGRSSLDISGSRSSIDTSKPRSSI; from the coding sequence ATGATCCAATTAGCAAGTAAACAAAAAATGAGCAAGTTCCAAAACAAGTTGATCTCAATCCTCTGGTTTCTCTGTTTCACtattttcttcttcatttcttaTGCATATACTTCATGTCCCATTGATTTTGGTTATATCAAGACATTACCATGGAAGACATCAGACTGCCTAGCTCAACCATTAAACAAAAACACTTGTTGCGACACCATCAAACACCTCCTTGGCTTAGGCCTTGCCAAATATCTCAATCAAACAGCAATGTTTTACTTCCCAAACACAGATGTTGCATCTGCATGTATGTCTGTTTTCGGTAACGAGCTTTCATCGATGTCTATTAATATTTCGATGTGCAGTGAAGGATCCTATGACCAGCTAGTGGTTAACAGGTCAAGTAACTGTGGTGGAATCACAACACTCAAAGAATGGAACGAAAAACTTAATGACAGTACCCTGCTAGAGTCAAATTGCAAAGGAAACTTCTCTACTCCCAGTCGGTGCATTGCCTGCGCTTTGGCTGGACAAAGGGTGGCTCCTCTTTTGATGTCTATGAGACCAAACTCCACAAAATGTTTCGAGTACACTTGTTTGTATGCTGCTGGAATTGTTAATGAATATGGTCCTGAGGATCCACAAATAGCTTCTTGTGCACTAGGCATTCCTATGGCAGAGAAAACCACCAACAAGCGAAAAAAAATATTCAAAGTTGCTTTCGGATTGTTAGGGTCAATATTTGGAGTTTTGGCAACATGGGGTGGCTTCATTATTTATCAAAAAATGAAAGAGGAAAGGAGGCTAGCAATTTTACGCGAAGAGTATGTAAGGGGAGTGAAGGCTAAGGTGTTGCCTAACACTGGTGCAAAATGGTTTCATGTAGCTGAGCTTGAGCAAGCCACTAAAGGGTTTTCGAAAAAGAATTTAATAGGGCAGGGGGGATTTGGAGTGGTCTACAAAGGTACGCTCTTGGATGGATCGATTGTAGCTGTGAAACAACTTCTTGATATGGATGTAAATGGGGATGATGAAGAATTCACTAACGAAGCAGAGATCATTAGCAAAATCAGGCACAGAAATCTTCTTGCTCTAAGAGGATTTTGTGTTGAAAGTGATGCTATTAAAGGTAACagaagatatctggtttatgaTTTCATGTCGAATGGGAGTTTAGATGAGCATCTGTTTAATTATGAAGAAGGAAACTCTACTGGTAAGCAGCCATTGGATTGGCCTCTGCGAAAAAATATCATTATTGATGTGGCCAGAGGGCTGGCTTATTTGCATTATGGAATCAAACCAGCCATCTATCACCGTGATATAAAGACCACAAACATACTTTTGGATTCAGAAATGAAAGCAAGACTAGCTGATTTTGGATTAGCAAAGCAAACAACTGAAGGAGAATCTCATCTGACAACTAAAGTAGCTGGCACATACGGATACTTAGCTCCAGAATACGCTCTTTACGGACAACTAACTGAAAAGAGTGATGTCTATAGCTTTGGCGTCATAATTCTTGAGATCATGAGTGGTAGAAAAGTACTTGACACGTCTTCAACATCTTCAAGACTTCTAATCACGGATTGGGCATTTGATCTTGTAAAGTCAGGAAAGGTTGACAATATTTTCGATAATAGGATGGGAGAAAATGCATCAAAAGGAGTAATGGAAAGATTTATACATGTTGGCATACTTTGTGCTCATGTAATGGTGGCATTAAGGCCCACGATTTCCGAAGCATTGAAGATGTTAGAAGGTGACATAGAAGTTCCAGTGCTGCCTGATAGACCACTGCCTCTTAGCCATGAGTCATTAAGATATATTCCAGAGTTCAGCATATCAACACTGGGCATCTCAGCTGGAAGATCAAGTCTTGATATATCAGGTAGCAGATCAAGTATCGATACGTCAAAACCCAGGTCTAGCATTTAG
- the LOC141689097 gene encoding dirigent protein 10-like, whose translation MHDILGGTNPSTRAITGIVNNPALNGQVPFAKPNGANFPLNNGVPSTSGNNALMDNNNLPFLTGLGRSTSNVIQNNNGGSGFFNGGQIQGAGADIRKLMFGTMTVIDDELTEGHELVLGLIGKAQGFYVSSSGGGVSQTMAFTVMFESGGYADSLCLFGVHRSSVSQSQIAVMGGTGKFMNAKGYATIKTLADASPQNNKGNTDGLETVLEITLYLSY comes from the coding sequence ATGCACGACATACTAGGCGGTACAAACCCTTCTACTCGTGCAATTACCGGAATAGTCAATAACCCTGCTCTCAACGGTCAAGTACCCTTTGCCAAACCAAATGGTGCAAACTTTCCTCTAAATAATGGTGTTCCATCAACTAGCGGAAACAATGCACTTATGGACAACAATAACCTCCCCTTCCTCACCGGCCTTGGCAGAAGCACATCTAACGTGATTCAAAACAACAACGGAGGTTCTGGATTCTTCAACGGTGGCCAAATTCAAGGAGCTGGAGCGGACATCAGGAAGCTCATGTTTGGAACAATGACCGTGATTGACGATGAACTTACTGAGGGACATGAACTCGTGTTAGGATTGATTGGTAAGGCACAAGGCTTTTATGTATCGAGTTCAGGAGGTGGAGTTAGCCAGACTATGGCTTTCACTGTTATGTTTGAGAGTGGTGGGTACGCGGATAGTTTGTGTTTGTTTGGCGTTCATAGAAGCTCAGTTTCGCAGTCTCAGATTGCTGTTATGGGAGGCACTGGCAAGTTTATGAATGCCAAGGGGTATGCCACAATCAAGACCCTTGCAGATGCGAGTCCGCAAAACAATAAAGGGAACACTGATGGATTAGAGACTGTTTTGGAGATCACTCTGTATCTTTCGTATTAG